One stretch of Mangifera indica cultivar Alphonso chromosome 9, CATAS_Mindica_2.1, whole genome shotgun sequence DNA includes these proteins:
- the LOC123225598 gene encoding starch synthase 2, chloroplastic/amyloplastic-like, with protein MASVVSLPFVIETGAESSVLVQSKRQHRPSSVFASFRQRKPPVFGVFNNSICRFSLCFDKRGHLSRIKHVKAMGRDSMGGEGGNDSEDALEAAIEKSKKILSSQRHILQQIAERRKLISSIKGTVADQEEGKVSSEQRENSFPDLDLTSTSDSNVIEEQNVSLLPSKYANTTANEVPDFASSAATRGFDVGGKASLSPKDTSFNIDSPNQLEDTSTGSTRSDDLPSFLAHTSETSGQKKEEFLSSVVTRGSDVGGKVSGKSLSHKEASLNIDSPKQLKGTDTRWSNEQPAFLAHSYETSSQKDEEYEDLKVPSLQGLTSETNDHVTKDVKSPSLAGEKAMPDKLKDTKSGVAQSGELPSFLQLSPETSLSMDEEHRDSRGSSTQASEATDSAIEDAKPPPLAGANVMNIILVATECAPWSKTGGLGDVVGALPKALARRGHRVMVVAPRYGNYAEGQDSGVRKRYKVDGQDMEVAYYQAYIEGVDFVFIDGPLFRHKENDIYGGKREDILKCMVLLCKAAVEVPWYVPCGGVCYGDGNLVFIANDWHTALLPVYLKAYYRDNGLMMYTRSVLVIHNIAHQGRGPVTDFSYTDLPGHYLDLFKLYDPVGGEHFNIFAAGLKTADRVVAVSHGYAWEVKTVEGGWGLHNIMNEVDWKLSGIVNGIDTKDWNPRYDVHLRSDGYTNYSMETLQTGKLQCKAALQKELGLPVREDVPLIGFVGRLDHQKGVDLIAGAIPWMMEQNVQLVMLGTGREDLEQMLRNFENQHKDKVKGWVGFSVKTAHRITAGSDILLMPSRFEPCGLNQLYAMSYGTIPVVHSVGGLRDTVLPFDPFNESGLGWTFDSADASKLIHALGNCFCTYRDYKESWEGLQRRGMMQDLSWDNAARKYEEVLVAAKYQW; from the exons ATGGCCTCTGTTGTGTCTCTTCCTTTCGTTATAGAAACAGGAGCAGAAAGTTCTGTGCTTGTTCAAAGTAAAAGGCAACATCGACCCAGTTCTGTTTTTGCCTCATTTAGGCAGAGAAAGCCCCCAGTTTTCGGGGTATTTAATAACTCAATATGCCGTTTTTCATTGTGTTTTGATAAAAGAGGACATTTATCGAGGATTAAGCATGTGAAAGCAATGGGAAGAGACTCTATGggaggtgaaggtggtaatgaTTCTGAGGATGCACTTGAGGCCGCCATTGAAAAAAGCAAGAAGATTCTGTCTAGTCAAAGACACATTCTTCAACAg ATTGCTGAAAGAAGGAAATTGATATCATCCATAAAAGGTACCGTTGCTGATCAAGAAGAAGGCAAAGTTTCTAGCGAACAAAGGGAGAACTCTTTTCCGGATTTGGATCTTACTTCAACCAGTGATAGCAATGTAATTGAAGAACAAAATGTTAGCCTTCTTCCAAGCAAATATGCTAACACAACTGCCAATGAGGTACCAGATTTTGCCTCTTCAGCTGCTACCAGAGGTTTTGACGTGGGTGGGAAGGCATCTTTGTCTCCTAAAGACACTTCCTTTAATATAGATTCCCCCAATCAGTTGGAAGACACTAGTACAGGGTCCACCAGGTCTGATGACCTGCCATCTTTTCTTGCACATACCTCTGAAACCTCTGGTCAGAAGAAGGAAGAATTCCTCTCTTCAGTTGTTACCAGAGGTTCTGATGTAGGTGGGAAGGTGTCTGGAAAAAGTTTGTCTCATAAAGAGGCATCCCTTAATATAGATTCCCCCAAACAATTGAAAGGCACTGATACACGGTGGTCCAATGAACAGCCAGCTTTTCTTGCTCATTCCTATGAAACTTCTAGTCAGAAGGATGAAGAGTATGAAGATCTGAAGGTTCCAAGTTTACAAGGGCTTACCAGTGAGACAAATGATCATGTCACTAAAGATGTGAAATCTCCTTCATTGGCTGGAGAAAAAGCCATGCCTGACAAGTTGAAGGACACTAAGTCAGGGGTAGCTCAGTCTGGTGAACTGCCATCTTTTCTTCAGCTTAGCCCGGAAACTTCCCTTTCAATGGATGAAGAGCATAGAGATTCAAGGGGTTCAAGTACACAAGCCAGTGAGGCCACTGATTCTGCCATTGAAGATGCAAAACCCCCTCCATTGGCTGGAGCAAATGTAATGAACATTATATTGGTAGCTACAGAATGTGCTCCATGGTCTAAGACAG GTGGGCTTGGAGATGTTGTTGGGGCTTTACCGAAGGCATTGGCCCGGCGTGGACACAGGGTCATG GTTGTGGCTCCACGTTATGGCAACTATGCTGAAGGTCAAGATTCTGGAGTCCGAAAAAGGTATAAGGTGGATGGCCAG GATATGGAAGTAGCATATTACCAGGCCTATATTGAGGGTGTGGATTTTGTTTTCATCGACGGTCCTTTGTTTCGCCACAAAGAGAATGATATCTATGGAGGAAAGCGGGAG GATATTCTAAAATGCATGGTATTGCTTTGCAAGGCAGCTGTTGAG GTACCTTGGTATGTTCCATGCGGTGGTGTCTGCTATGGGGATGGAAATTTGGTTTTTATTGCAAATGATTGGCATACTGCACTGCTTCCTGTGTATTTGAAGGCATACTATCGAGACAATGGTTTAATGATGTATACAAGATCCGTGCTTGTTATTCATAACATAGCTCACCAG GGTCGGGGGCCTGTGACAGATTTTTCCTATACAGATCTTCCAGGACATTACTTGGACCTTTTTAAACTGTATGACCCCGTTGGCGGTGAGCACTTCAATATCTTTGCAGCTGGTTTAAAGACCGCAGATCGTGTGGTTGCTGTTAGTCATGGATATGCTTGGGAGGTTAAAACTGTTGAAGGTGGTTGGGGTTTGCACAATATCATGAACGAGGTAGACTGGAAATTGAGTGGCATAGTGAATGGGATTGATACAAAAGATTGGAACCCAAGGTACGACGTCCACCTTAGGTCAGATGGTTACACTAACTACTCAATGGAGACGCTGCAAACTGGCAAGCTGCAGTGCAAGGCAGCCTTACAGAAAGAGCTTGGTTTACCTGTACGTGAGGATGTCCCACTAATAGGTTTCGTTGGGAGGCTTGATCACCAAAAGGGTGTTGATCTTATAGCTGGGGCAATTCCATGGATGATGGAGCAGAATGTGCAACTAGTCATGTTGGGTACTGGCAGAGAAGACTTAGAACAGATGCTGAGGAACTTTGAAAACCAGCACAAAGACAAAGTCAAGGGATGGGTTGGTTTTTCTGTGAAGACAGCTCACAGGATAACTGCAGGTTCAGACATCTTGTTAATGCCATCTAGATTTGAGCCTTGTGGATTGAACCAGCTCTATGCTATGAGTTATGGGACGATTCCAGTTGTTCATTCTGTAGGAGGATTGAGAGACACTGTGCTGCCTTTTGATCCATTCAATGAATCAGGGCTCGGTTGGACATTTGATAGTGCTGATGCAAGTAAGCTGATACACGCGTTAGGAAACTGTTTCTGCACTTATCGAGACTACAAAGAGAGTTGGGAAGGACTCCAGAGAAGAGGGATGATGCAGGATCTTAGTTGGGACAATGCTGCCCGGAAGTATGAGGAGGTCCTCGTCGCTGCCAAATACCAATGGTGA
- the LOC123226363 gene encoding LOW QUALITY PROTEIN: granule-bound starch synthase 2, chloroplastic/amyloplastic-like (The sequence of the model RefSeq protein was modified relative to this genomic sequence to represent the inferred CDS: inserted 2 bases in 2 codons) → MDINNRCPQMSQSKNRCETIPGNKKEMWGRGPVTDFSYTDLPGHYLDLYKLYDPIGGEHFKIFAAGLKTADRVVAVSHGYAWEVKTVEGGWVLHXIMNKVDGKLNGIVNGIYTIDWNPRCDVHLWSDGCTSYSMETQKTGKPQCKEALQKELGLPVRDDVPLIGFVGRLDHQKGVDLIAKAIPWMMEQNMQLVMLGTGRAYLEQMLRNFENQHKDKERGWIGFSMKNAHRITAGSDILLMPSRFEPCGLNQLYAMSYGTNPVHSVGGLRDTGLPFDPFNESGHGWTFDSADXKKVVHALGNCFWTYRDYKESWEGLQRIEMTQDLSWDNVTGKYEEVLLAAKYQW, encoded by the exons ATGGACATCAATAACAGATGCCCACAAATGTCACAAAGCAAAAATAGATGTGAAACCATCCCAGGGAACAAGAAAGAAATGTGG GGTCGGGGGCCTGTGACAGATTTTTCCTATACAGATCTGCCAGGACATTACTTGGATCTTTATAAACTGTATGACCCCATTGGCGGTGAGCATTTCAAAATCTTTGCAGCTGGTTTAAAGACAGCAGATCGTGTAGTTGCTGTTAGTCATGGATATGCTTGGGAGGTTAAAACTGTTGAAGGTGGTTGGGTTTTGC ATATAATGAACAAGGTGGACggaaaattgaatggcatagTGAATGGGATTTATACAATAGATTGGAACCCAAGGTGCGACGTCCACCTTTGGTCAGATGGTTGCACTAGCTACTCAATGGAGACGCAGAAAACTGGCAAGCCGCAGTGCAAGGAAGCCTTACAGAAAGAGCTTGGTTTGCCTGTACGTGACGATGTCCCACTGATAGGTTTCGTTGGGAGGCTTGATCACCAAAAGGGTGTCGATCTAATAGCCAAGGCAATTCCATGGATGATGGAGCAGAATATGCAACTAGTCATGTTGGGTACTGGAAGAGCATACTTAGAACAGATGTTGAGGAACTTTGAAAACCAGCACAAAGACAAAGAAAGGGGATGGATTGGTTTTTCTATGAAGAATGCTCACAGGATAACTGCAGGTTCAGACATCTTGTTAATGCCATCTAGATTCGAGCCTTGTGGATTGAACCAGCTCTATGCTATGAGTTATGGGACGAATCCAGTTCATTCTGTAGGCGGATTGAGAGACACTGGGCTGCCTTTCGATCCATTCAATGAGTCAGGCCACGGTTGGACATTCGATAGTGCTG GCAAGAAAGTTGTACACGCACTAGGAAACTGTTTTTGGACTTATCGAGACTACAAAGAGAGTTGGGAAGGACTCCAGAGAATAGAGATGACGCAGGATCTCAGTTGGGACAATGTTACCGGGAAGTATGAGGAGGTCCTTCTCGCCGCCAAATACCAATGGTGA
- the LOC123225140 gene encoding uncharacterized protein At5g19025-like, with protein sequence MVYMQNSISVCNSIDQILKMANCVNSSDFNPKSGQKKIPSSPNCSKIPCEGSRFRSAVIDLVILLAVMTACGFLLFPYVKVVIFTSIEIFVPVFYLVKEEVIRNPIIYASIGLSFCCIAMVVWIIILCTTRKCGNPNCKGLRNAAEFDIQLETEELVKESGGGSGVKKWLFELHRDHHRELEAELKKMAPPNGRAVLIFRARCGCPVGRFEVPGSKKHKKIKK encoded by the coding sequence ATGGTCTATATGCAGAACTCAATCTCGGTCTGCAACTCCATTGACCAAATCTTAAAGATGGCGAATTGTGTGAATTCAAgtgattttaatccaaaatcagGGCAAAAAAAGATACCCAGTTCGccaaattgttcaaaaattccTTGTGAAGGATCAAGGTTTAGATCAGCTGTCATTGATTTGGTAATTTTGCTAGCTGTTATGACTGCCTGTGGCTTCTTGTTGTTTCCTTATGTTAAGGTCGTAATATTTACATCAATCGAAATATTTGTCCCCGTGTTTTATCTTGTTAAAGAGGAGGTGATTAGGAACCCAATCATTTATGCATCAATAGGGCTTAGCTTTTGTTGTATTGCTATGGTTGTTTGGATTATAATTTTGTGTACAACAAGGAAATGCGGGAACCCCAATTGTAAGGGCTTGAGGAATGCTGCTGAATTTGATATTCAGTTGGAGACCGAGGAGTTGGTTAAGGAAAGTGGTGGTGGCAGTGGTGTTAAAAAATGGTTGTTTGAATTGCATCGCGATCATCATAGAGAATTAGAGGCCGAGCTTAAGAAGATGGCGCCACCGAATGGTAGAGCTGTGCTTATTTTTCGTGCTAGGTGTGGATGTCCTGTTGGGAGATTTGAGGTTCCGGGATCGAAGAAGCACAAAAAGATCAAGAAGTAG
- the LOC123224719 gene encoding defective in cullin neddylation protein AAR3-like, whose protein sequence is MDSISVGSGFNILEIYRRYCDIKSQTVNVYGDKGYRQDEEFLKANFSREALSELLNLVESAVHTGISVFEELYKLMSQLNLMADFSEFTRFYDFVFFMCRENGQKNITVSRAVTAWRLVLAGRFRLLNQWCDFVEKNQRHNISEDTWQQVLAFSHCVHENLEGYDPEGAWPVLIDDFVEHMYRVSGSNESPNLFCSCGVSESQSYAYEDPLPGLKNCPGLKRKSSGLQKDEMDSSEDHFPDLTDLNHMLTPKRSRLVAQRPLDEEGNPPESAGDDSMEIIKHSSPFGSSKSPCAVEGCLSKGFAGLFSTFLSAI, encoded by the exons ATGGATTCAATTTCGGTCGGTAGCGGGTTCAATATCTTGGAGATTTACCGACGATATTGTg ACATTAAATCCCAAACTGTGAATGTTTATGGAGACAAAGGTTATAGACAAGATGAAGAGTTTCTAAAAGCTAATTTTTCGAGGGAGGCATTGTCTGAACTTTTGAACTTGGTTGAGTCAGCTGTACATACGGG GATTTCGGTTTTTGAAGAGCTTTACAAGCTCATGTCACAGTTGAACTTGATG GCAGATTTTTCTGAATTCACacgtttttatgattttgttttcttcatgtGCCGTGAGAACGGTCAAAAGAATATCA CTGTAAGTAGAGCAGTTACCGCCTGGAGGTTAGTTTTAGCTGGCAGGTTTCGCTTGCTTAATCAATGGTGTGACTTTgttgag AAAAATCAGCGACACAACATTTCTGAGGATACGTGGCAGCAAGTTTTAGCATTCAGTCATTGTGTACATGAAAATCTGGAAGGTTATGATCCTGAAG GTGCTTGGCCTGTTCTAATAGATGACTTTGTGGAGCATATGTACAG AGTATCGGGATCTAATGAAAGTCCAAACTTGTTCTGTAGCTGTGGTGTTTCGGAGTCCCAGTCATATGCATATGAGGACCCTCTTCCTG GCTTGAAGAATTGTCCTGGTTTGAAGAGGAAGTCTTCTGGCCTTCAAAAAGATGAAATGGACTCATCAGAGGATCACTTCCCTGACTTGACAGACCTAAATCACATGTTAACTCCCAAGAGAAGCAGGTTGGTTGCTCAGAGACCTCTGGACGAGGAAGGTAATCCTCCAGAAAGTGCTGGCGATGACAGcatggaaataattaaacatagtAGTCCATTTGGTTCCTCCAAGTCTCCTTGTGCCGTTGAAGGCTGCCTATCCAAGGGCTTCGCAGGGCTGTTTTCAACTTTCCTTTCTGCAATTTGA
- the LOC123226451 gene encoding uncharacterized protein LOC123226451 has protein sequence MALLSSCWLFIESFIIPDGFVKWVFLSFYIHPIFLFFCQIFLWLKFLNRWITVVFFNPFRMIIRFLRDFTLIFVFGNSRSTSGTNYVEVMEEATEICNQNQVMQAYCEVKLCRVEKIELVEQEDDFQEFPVLDHEEESVEEPSSSSNNSPARSSDLNHQYPQSVTQGDEDQDSADAFYKKYTERMRWFDILNYDRTCGISAVLNRQVGAPSPIESNINSDQDFAIPSISWAKMTKKRLLKSLESDFEMVYVAQSCLSWEALHYQYTKVKSLADSTSQNNGVFPGNLHGEFQKFQVLLERFLEDESCGGKRIWNYVRGRFGLNSLLQVPQISGFMEEIREDRKRETVSVNEVLKAIERGIQAFSVFVTADNFNKKPWWKLRTSLIWTYPPVEDAKDLPLLRGLIQKLRKKELCLKDLQAKQRCWLKKVVNPLEESQRKETLFTMIEMKLISRVIQMSTVSNSQLKWCQEKLDNIEFKAGKVSRASTAPSLFPPS, from the exons ATGGCTTTATTATCATCCTGTTGGCTTTTCATTGAATCGTTTATCATTCCGGATGGATTTGTGAAGTGGGTTTTTTTGAGCTTCTATATCCATccaatttttctgtttttttgcCAAATTTTTCTCTGGCTAAAGTTCCTGAACAGATGGATTACAGTTGTGTTTTTTAATCCTTTCAGAATGATCATCAGGTTTCTCAGAGATTTTACACTCATCTTTGTCTTCGGGAATTCGAGATCAACGAGTGGTACTAACTATGTTGAAGTTATGGAAGAGGCTACAGAAATCTGTAACCAAAACCAAGTTATGCAAGCTTATTGCGAGGTGAAATTATGCAGAGTTGAGAAAATTGAGCTTGTAGAGCAGGAGGATGATTTTCAGGAATTTCCTGTTCTTGATCATGAAGAAGAGAGTGTGGAAGAGCCAAGCTCTTCCAGCAATAATTCACCTGCCAGAAGCTCAGACTTGAATCATCAGTATCCACAATCAGTAACTCAGGGAGATGAAGATCAGGATTCTGCAGATGCATTCTATAAGAAGTACACCGAAAGAATGCGATGGTTCGACATACTGAATTATGACAGAACATGTGGAATAA GTGCAGTCCTGAACAGGCAGGTGGGAGCTCCTAGTCCTATTGAGAGCAACATTAATTCTGATCAGGATTTCGCAATCCCGAGCATTTCCTGGGCCAAAATGACTAAAAAGAGACTGTTAAAAAGCTTGGAGAGTGACTTTGAAATGGTGTATGTTGCTCAATCATGTTTGTCCTGGGAGGCCCTCCATTATCAATACACAAAGGTCAAGTCTCTTGCAGACTCCACCTCTCAGAATAATGGTGTATTTCCTGGAAATCTTCATGGAGAGTTTCAGAAATTTCAAGTACTCTTGGAGAGGTTCCTGGAGGATGAAAGTTGTGGAGGCAAGAGAATATGGAATTATGTCAGAGGAAGATTTGGCCTTAATAGCCTTCTCCAAGTTCCTCAGATTTCTG GTTTCATGGAAGAGATAAGGGAAGACAGGAAGAGAGAAACAGTGAGTGTAAATGAAGTTTTGAAGGCCATAGAGAGAGGCATACAAGCTTTTAGTGTATTTGTAACGGCAGACAATTTTAACAAGAAGCCTTGGTGGAAGCTCAGAACTTCATTGATATGGACTTATCCACCTGTAGAAGATGCCAAAGATTTACCGCTCCTGCGTGGTCTTATTCAAAAACTTCGAAAG AAAGAATTATGCTTGAAAGATTTACAAGCAAAACAAAGGTGTTGGTTGAAAAAAGTTGTGAACCCCTTGGAAGAATCTCAAAGAAAAGAGACGTTATTTACAATGATAGAAATGAAGCTTATATCAAGAGTGATTCAGATGTCTACGGTGTCCAATTCCCAACTCAAATGGTGCCAAGAAAAACTAGACAACATTGAATTCAAAGCAGGAAAAGTCTCCAGGGCATCTACAGCTCCATCGTTATTTCCGCCTTCTTGA
- the LOC123226362 gene encoding agamous-like MADS-box protein AGL75 has protein sequence MFLTLILSYSCSILLISMAPSTSQKFNRRKSTLKNKAQQLQTLSDVMVCMVCFGNDGEVTTWPEDKPQVHQTIIKYKLARFRDRSKEKLNNPKCNLNLLGFLASKKRKLQKSKKRNPQKKKKKKDIENLFLKWETKLNMLQEKELVALCNCLELKLRDSREQIKQVRMKEKEKGKAIQIYNNNGDCNLESQQEVLASPSEFCSRSDALWGGNSEIFFLPGENCDGNYVGNCYDDLLLGDGTEKIRNTNNILNPCESMAGYTVTTQLHEASWGV, from the coding sequence ATGTTTCTCACTTTAATTCTCTCTTATTCCTGTTCAATATTATTGATTTCAATGGCTCCTTCAACGTCACAAAAATTCAACAGGCGAAAGTCAACTTTGAAGAACAAAGCTCAGCAGCTGCAGACACTGAGTGATGTTATGGTTTGCATGGTGTGCTTTGGGAACGACGGCGAGGTCACCACATGGCCAGAAGACAAACCCCAGGTTCATCAAACGATCATCAAGTACAAATTAGCTCGATTCAGAGACAGATCAAAGGAGAAACTCAATAACCCCAAGTGCAATTTGAATCTCCTAGGTTTCTTGGCCAGCAAGAAACGAAAACTCCAGAAATCCAAGAAGCGAAATCcccagaagaagaagaagaagaaggacaTTGAGAATTTGTTTTTAAAGTGGGAAACGAAGTTGAATATGTTGCAAGAAAAGGAACTGGTGGCTCTGTGTAATTGCTTGGAGTTGAAGTTACGTGACTCAAGAGAGCAGATTAAGCAAGTGAGAatgaaggagaaggagaaggggaaggcaattcaaatttataacaacAATGGAGACTGTAATTTGGAGAGTCAACAAGAAGTTTTAGCATCACCAAGTGAATTTTGCAGTCGCAGTGATGCCTTGTGGGGGGGTAACAGTGAGATTTTTTTCCTTCCAGGAGAAAATTGCGATGGCAATTATGTGGGTAATTGTTATGACGATCTCTTGTTGGGGGATGGAACTGAAAAAATTAGgaatactaataatattttgaatccTTGTGAATCCATGGCTGGTTATACAGTAACAACACAGTTGCATGAAGCTTCGTGGGGGGTGTAa